In a single window of the Chondrocystis sp. NIES-4102 genome:
- the ctaB gene encoding cytochrome c oxidase folding protein gives MTGTSIARQNQNLAEVIKSYYQLTKPRIIPLLLITTAASMWIASEGRVDPLLLLVTLLGGTLAAASAQVLNCIYDQDIDYTMTRTRKRPIPAGKIQPRHALIFAAVLGVLSFSVLTVFANLLAALLAVSGIIFYMLVYTHWLKRHSTQNIVIGGAAGAIPPLVGWAAVTGDLSMIPWLLFTLIFLWTPPHFWALALMIKDDYEEVGVPMLPVVRGEEVTVKQIWIYTLLVVPCSLLLIYPLGNLGIVYGAIASYLGYQFLVKAWALKQDPTNNQLARGMFKYSIFYMMLLCVGMILDTLPQTHQLLGMVFSCGG, from the coding sequence ATGACAGGCACTAGTATTGCACGCCAAAATCAAAACTTAGCAGAAGTAATCAAAAGCTATTACCAGTTAACCAAACCCCGTATTATCCCCTTACTATTAATCACAACCGCAGCTTCGATGTGGATTGCTTCTGAAGGCAGAGTAGATCCTTTATTGTTGCTAGTTACTTTATTGGGAGGAACATTAGCAGCAGCATCCGCACAGGTACTAAACTGCATTTATGACCAAGATATTGATTACACCATGACACGGACAAGAAAACGTCCGATCCCTGCGGGTAAAATTCAGCCTCGTCATGCCCTAATTTTTGCTGCGGTTTTAGGTGTCCTGTCTTTCTCGGTTTTAACAGTTTTTGCCAACTTATTAGCAGCTTTGCTGGCGGTTTCGGGGATTATCTTTTATATGCTCGTTTATACCCATTGGTTAAAACGTCATAGCACCCAGAATATCGTCATTGGTGGGGCAGCAGGAGCTATTCCCCCATTAGTAGGTTGGGCAGCAGTTACAGGAGATTTAAGTATGATTCCTTGGCTGTTATTTACCTTGATTTTTCTTTGGACTCCTCCCCACTTTTGGGCTTTAGCCTTAATGATTAAGGATGATTACGAAGAAGTGGGAGTACCAATGTTGCCTGTCGTCAGGGGTGAGGAAGTTACAGTTAAGCAAATTTGGATTTATACCTTATTAGTAGTTCCCTGTAGTTTATTGTTAATTTATCCTTTGGGTAATTTAGGGATAGTGTATGGAGCGATCGCATCCTATCTTGGTTATCAATTTTTAGTCAAAGCTTGGGCATTAAAACAAGATCCTACAAATAATCAACTAGCTAGGGGAATGTTTAAATACTCTATTTTTTATATGATGTTGTTGTGTGTTGGCATGATTTTAGATACCCTACCCCAAACTCATCAGTTATTAGGTATGGTGTTTAGTTGTGGCGGATAA
- a CDS encoding ABC transporter-related protein, whose amino-acid sequence MSFATDLSSTADLQDSMPVVQTWNLGKTYRTGFWMNQKIESLKNCSLSIHQGETFGLLGPNGAGKTTLLKTLLGITRPSTGRALILGKPIGDRAVKQKIGYLPENAYLYDFLTAWEFLEFIAGLFQIPKSKQRQRIVELLDLVGLAQTTARKKKLKQYSKGMLQRVGMAQALINDPEIVFLDEPMSGLDPMGRYRMREIVLSLKQQGKTIFFNSHILSDVEQICDRIAFLALGELICQGSLDQLLGSSNVYQAIVVGGDSQSLAPWMTNLSLENNRWHGQLTVAPNQFITHLNDLSAQLVSIHLARPSLEEFFMQQLRSRGIEVSR is encoded by the coding sequence ATGAGTTTTGCTACTGATTTATCATCAACTGCTGATCTTCAAGATTCTATGCCAGTGGTGCAAACTTGGAACTTAGGTAAAACTTACCGTACTGGGTTTTGGATGAATCAAAAAATAGAATCACTAAAAAACTGCTCTTTAAGTATTCATCAAGGTGAAACATTCGGTTTATTAGGACCAAATGGTGCAGGTAAAACCACTCTGCTAAAAACCCTATTAGGTATTACTCGTCCTTCAACTGGGAGGGCGCTAATTTTAGGTAAACCAATTGGCGATCGCGCTGTTAAACAAAAGATTGGTTATTTGCCTGAAAATGCTTATTTATATGATTTTTTGACTGCTTGGGAGTTTTTGGAATTTATTGCAGGTTTATTTCAAATACCAAAAAGTAAGCAACGCCAGCGTATTGTAGAGTTACTTGATTTGGTTGGGTTGGCTCAAACTACAGCACGCAAAAAGAAGTTAAAGCAGTATTCTAAAGGGATGCTGCAACGAGTGGGAATGGCACAGGCTTTAATTAATGATCCTGAAATTGTTTTTTTAGATGAGCCGATGTCGGGATTAGATCCGATGGGACGTTATCGGATGCGAGAAATTGTTTTATCTCTCAAACAGCAAGGTAAAACCATCTTTTTTAATTCACATATTTTGTCTGATGTGGAACAAATATGCGATCGCATTGCTTTTTTGGCTTTGGGTGAGTTAATCTGTCAGGGATCTTTGGATCAATTATTAGGTAGCAGTAACGTTTATCAAGCGATCGTCGTGGGGGGTGACTCGCAGTCTCTCGCTCCTTGGATGACTAATCTTAGTCTGGAAAATAATCGTTGGCATGGTCAATTAACAGTAGCTCCTAATCAATTTATCACCCATCTTAATGATCTTTCCGCTCAATTGGTAAGCATTCATTTAGCCCGTCCATCTTTGGAGGAGTTTTTTATGCAGCAGTTGAGATCTAGAGGTATTGAAGTGAGTCGCTAA